From a region of the Drosophila virilis strain 15010-1051.87 chromosome 3, Dvir_AGI_RSII-ME, whole genome shotgun sequence genome:
- the alpha-Spec gene encoding spectrin alpha chain isoform X4, with protein MENFTPKEVKILETVEDIQERREQVLSRYNEFKIETRQKREKLEDSRRFQYFKRDADELESWIHEKLQAASEESYRDPTNLQAKIQKHQAFEAEVSAHSNAIVSLDNTGQEMINQQHFASETIQRRLDELHQLWELLLSRLAEKGLKLQQALVLVQFLRQCEEVMFWIKDKETFVTADEFGQDLEHVEVLQRKFDEFQKDMASQEYRVTEVNQLADKLIQDGHPERDTITKRKEELNEAWQRLKQLAIVRQEKLFGAHEIQRFNRDADETVAWIAEKDVVLSSDDYGRDLASVQALQRKHEGVERDLAALEDKVSTLGAEAQRLCSIHADHSDQIRDKQAEIANYWQSLTAKAHERKQKLDESYYLHRFLADFRDLVSWINGMKAIISADELAKDVAGAEALLERHQEHKGEIDAREDSFKLTTESGRKLLEREHYAAAEIQEKLAALENDKSSLLSLWEDRRILYEQCMDLQLFYRDTEQADTWMAKQEAFLANEDLGDSLDSVEALIKKHEDFEKSLAAQEEKIKALDIFATKLIDGQHYAADDVAQRRQMLLARRAALQEKSAKRRQLLEDSNRYQQFERDCDETKGWISEKLKFATDDSYLDPTNLNGKMQKHQNFEHELNANKSRIEDITNVGSELIEKKHYAADQINTRMQEIVVLWETLVQASDKKGCKLNEACQQQQFNRTIEDIELWLSEIEGQLLSEDHGKDLTSVQNLQKKHALLEADVMAHQDRIENINVAANKFIESGHFDADNIRNKEGNLSARYAALAAPMGERKQHLLDSLQVQQLFRDLEDEAAWIREKEPIAASTNRGRDLIGVQNLIKKHQAVLAEINNHEARLLNVISSGENMLKDQPFASDDIRQRLEALQEQWNTLRERSNQRKQDLDDSLQAHQYFADANEAESWMREKEPIATGSDYGKDEDSSEALLKKHEALVSDLEAFGNTIQALQEQAKNCRQQETPVVDITGKECVVALYDYTEKSPREVSMKKGDVLTLLNSNNKDWWKVEVNDRQGFVPAAYIKKIEAGLSASQQNLVDNHSIAKRQNQINSQYDNLLALARERQNKLNETVKAYVLVREAADLAQWIRDKENHAQIADVVGEDLEEVEVLQKKFDDFNDDLKANEVRLANMNEIAVQLTSLGQTEAALKIQTQMQDLNEKWNNLQTLTAEKASQLGSAHEVQRFHRDIDETKDWIAEKANALNNDDLGKDLRSVQTLQRKHEGVERDLAALRDKIRQLDETANRLMQSHPDTAEQTYAKQKEINEMWDQIITKSTARKEKLLDSYDLQRFLSDYRDLLAWINSMMSLVTSDELANDVTGAEALIERHQEHRTEIDARAGTFGAFEQFGNELLQANHYASPEIKEKIEDLAKAREDLEKAWTERRLQLEQNLDLQLYMRDCELAESWMSAREAFLNADDDANAGGNVEALIKKHEDFDKAINGHEQKIAALQTVADQLIAQNHYASNLVDDKRKQVLERWRHLKEGLIEKRSRLGDEQTLQQFSRDADEIENWIAEKLQLATEESYKDPANIQSKHQKHQAFEAELAANADRIQSVLAMGGNLIDKKQCSGSEDAVQKRLTQIADQWEYLTHKTTEKSLKLKEANKQRTYIAAVKDLDFWLGEVESLLTTEDSGKDLASVQNLMKKHQLVEADIVAHEDRIKDMNNQADSLVESGQFDTAGIQEKRQSINERYERICNLAAHRQARLNEALTLHQFFRDIADEESWIKEKKLLVGSDDYGRDLTGVQNLKKKHKRLEAELGSHEPAIQAVQEAGEKLMDVSNLGVPEIEQRLKALNQAWSELKNLAATRGQKLDESLIYQQFLAQVEEEEAWITEKQQLLSVEDYGDSMAAVQGLLKKHDAFETDFAAHKDRCSLICEQGSDLVEAKNHHGESIGQRCQQLRNKLENLNALAARRKGALLDNSAYLQFMWKADVVESWIDDKENYVRSDEYGRDLSTVQTLLTKQETFDAGLNAFEQEGIHNISALKDQLINANHAQSPAILKRHGDVIARWQKLRDASDTRKQRLLAMQEQFRQIEELYLTFAKKASAFNSWFENAEEDLTDPVRCNSIEEIRALRDAHAQFQASLSSAEADFKALAALDQKIKSFNVGPNPYTWFTMEALEETWRNLQKIIEERDGELAKEAKRQEENDKLRKEFAKHANLFHQWLTETRTSMMEGSGSLEQQLEALRVKATEVRARRVDLKKIEELGALLEEHLILDNRYTEHSTVGLAQQWDQLDQLSMRMQHNLEQQIQARNHSGVSEDSLKEFSMMFKHFDKDKSGKLNHQEFKSCLRALGYDLPMVEEGQPDPEFEAIVDVVDPNRDGYVSLQEYIAFMISKETENVQSYEEIENAFRAITAADRPYVTKEELYCNLTKDMADYCVQRMKPFSEPRSGQPIKDALDYIDFTRTLFQN; from the exons ATGGAGAACTTTACACCGAAAGAGGTGAAAATCCTCGAGACCGTTGAGGACATTCAGGAGCGTCGTGAGCAGGTGCTTTCGCGCTATAATGAATTCAAGATTGAGACCCGGCAAAAGCGCGAGAAGCTCGAGGATTCGCGTCGGTTTCAGTACTTTAAGCGCGACGCCGATGAGCTGGAGTCGTGGATACACGAGAAACTGCAAGCGGCCAGCGAGGAGAGCTACCGCGATCCGACCAATCTGCAGGCCAAGATCCAGAAGCATCAGGCCTTCGAGGCGGAGGTCTCGGCGCATAGCAATGCAATTGTGTCGCTGGATAATACCGGCCAGGAGATGATCAATCAGCAGCACTTCGCATCGGAGACCATACAGCGGCGCCTGGACGAGCTGCATCAGTTGTgggagctgctgctgagcCGTTTGGCCGAGAAGGGCCTAAAGCTGCAGCAGGCGCTGGTTCTGGTCCAGTTTTTGCGTCAGTGCGAAGAGGTCATGTTTTGGATCAAGGACAAGGAGACCTTTGTGACGGCCGATGAGTTCGGTCAGGATCTGGAGCATGTCGAAGTGCTACAGCGCAAGTTTGATGAATTCCAGAAGGACATGGCCTCGCAGGAGTATCGCGTCACCGAAGTTAACCAGTTGGCCGACAAACTAATACAGGACGGTCATCCCGAGCGGGACACCATAACCAAGCGCAAGGAGGAGCTCAACGAGGCCTGGCAGCGGCTCAAGCAATTGGCCATTGTGCGGCAGGAGAAACTCTTCGGCGCCCACGAGATTCAGCGCTTTAATCGCGATGCCGACGAGACAGTCGCCTGGATAGCCGAAAAGGATGTTGTGCTCTCCTCCGACGACTATGGTCGTGACCTTGCCAGCGTGCAGGCTCTGCAGCGTAAGCACGAGGGCGTCGAACGCGACCTGGCCGCCTTGGAGGACAAAGTGTCCACACTGGGCGCCGAGGCGCAACGCCTGTGCTCCATCCATGCCGATCACAGCGATCAGATACGCGACAAGCAGGCCGAGATCGCCAACTATTGGCAGAGTTTGACGGCCAAGGCGCATGAGCGCAAGCAGAAGCTGGACGAATCCTACTATCTGCATCGTTTCCTGGCCGACTTCCGTGATCTGGTGTCGTGGATCAATGGTATGAAGGCCATCATCTCGGCAGATGAGCTCGCCAAGGATGTAGCCGGCGCAGAGGCGCTGCTGGAGCGCCATCAGGAGCACAAGGGTGAGATCGATGCGCGCGAGGATAGCTTCAAGTTGACCACTGAATCCGGCAGGAAACTGTTGGAGCGCGAGCACTATGCCGCCGCCGAGATCCAGGAGAAGCTGGCTGCTCTGGAGAACGACAAGAGctcgctgctgtcgctgtggGAGGATCGCCGCATCCTGTACGAGCAGTGCATGGATCTGCAGCTCTTTTATCGTGACACTGAACAGGCCGACACCTGGATGGCCAAACAGGAGGCCTTTCTCGCCAACGAGGATCTGGGCGATTCACTGGACTCCGTCGAGGCGCTGATCAAGAAGCACGAAGACTTCGAGAAGAGCCTGGCCGCACAGGAGGAGAAAATCAAGGCGCTGGACATCTTCGCCACCAAGCTAATCGATGGCCAGCACTATGCCGCTGACGATGTCGCGCAGAGACGACAGATGTTGCTCGCTCGACGCGCCGCCCTGCAGGAGAAGTCGGCCAAGCGGCGCCAGCTGCTGGAGGACTCGAATCGCTATCAGCAATTCGAGCGCGACTGCGACGAGACCAAGGGCTGGATCAGCGAGAAACTCAAGTTCGCCACCGACGACAGCTATCTGGATCCGACCAATCTGAATGGTAAAATGCAGAAGCATCAGAACTTCGAGCACGAGCTGAACGCCAACAAGTCGCGCATCGAGGACATCACCAACGTGGGCAGCGAGTTGATCGAGAAGAAGCACTATGCCGCCGACCAGATTAATACGCGCATGCAGGAGATTGTCGTGCTGTGGGAAACGCTGGTCCAGGCCTCCGACAAGAAGGGCTGCAAGCTGAACGAGGcctgccagcagcaacagttcaATCGGACTATTGAGGACATTGAGCTCTGGCTGAGCGAGATCGAGGGCCAGCTGCTGTCCGAGGATCACGGCAAGGATTTGACCTCTGTCCAGAATCTGCAGAAGAAGCATGCGCTGCTCGAGGCCGATGTAATGGCCCACCAGGATCGCATTGAGAACATCAATGTGGCGGCCAACAAGTTCATCGAATCGGGACACTTCGATGCCGACAACATTCGCAACAAGGAGGGCAATCTCTCGGCCCGTTATGCCGCTCTGGCAGCGCCCATGGGCGAACGCAAGCAGCATTTGTTGGACTCGCTGCAGGTGCAGCAGCTGTTCCGCGACCTCGAGGACGAGGCCGCCTGGATACGCGAGAAGGAACCGATTGCCGCATCGACGAATCGCGGCCGGGATCTGATTGGTGTCCAGAATCTGATTAAGAAACATCAGGCTGTGCTCGCGGAGATCAACAATCATGAGGCGCGCCTGCTGAATGTCATAAGCTCGGGCGAGAATATGCTCAAGGATCAGCCATTCGCCAGCGACGATATACGCCAGCGCCTCGAGGCACTGCAGGAGCAGTGGAACACGCTGCGCGAGAGGTCGAATCAGCGCAAACAGGATCTGGACGATTCGCTGCAGGCGCATCAATACTTTGCCGATGCCAACGAGGCGGAGTCGTGGATGCGCGAAAAGGAGCCGATTGCCACGGGCAGTGACTATGGCAAGGACGAGGACTCTTCGGAGGCGCTGTTGAAGAAGCATGAGGCACTCGTCTCCGATCTGGAAGCCTTCGGCAACACTATCCAGGCGTTGCAGGAGCAGGCCAAGAACTGTCGTCAGCAGGAAACGCCCGTCGTCGACATTACCGGCAAGGAGTGCGTCGTAGCGCTCTACGACTACACGGAGAAATCGCCGCGCGAGGTGTCCATGAAGAAGGGCGACGTCCTCACGCTGCTCAACTCAAACAACAAGGACTGGTGGAAGGTGGAGGTCAATGATCGGCAAGGCTTCGTACCGGCCGCCTACATCAAGAAGATCGAGGCTGGACTCAGTGCCTCACAGCAGAACCTCGTGGACAACCATTCGATTGCCAAGCGCCAGAATCAGATCAATTCTCAGTACGATAATCTCTTGGCCCTGGCCCGCGAGCGCCAGAACAAGCTGAACGAGACCGTGAAGGCGTATGTGCTGGTGCGTGAGGCAGCCGACTTGGCTCAATGGATACGCGACAAGGAAAACCATGCCCAGATTGCCGATGTCGTCGGCGAGGATCTCGAGGAGGTTGAGGTGCTGCAGAAGAAGTTCGACGACTTCAATGACGATCTCAAGGCCAACGAGGTGCGTCTAGCGAACATGAACGAAATTGCCGTTCAGCTGACATCGCTCGGCCAGACGGAGGCGGCCCTCAAGATCCAGACCCAGATGCAGGATCTCAACGAGAAGTGGAACAATCTGCAGACCTTGACCGCCGAGAAGGCCAGCCAGCTGGGCTCCGCGCACGAAGTGCAGCGTTTCCATCGCGACATTGACGAGACCAAGGACTGGATAGCCGAGAAGGCGAACGCTCTCAACAACGACGACCTGGGCAAAGATTTGCGCAGCGTTCAGACGCTGCAGCGCAAACATGAGGGCGTCGAGCGCGACCTGGCGGCCCTGCGCGACAAGATCCGCCAGCTGGACGAGACCGCCAATCGCCTGATGCAATCGCATCCGGACACCGCCGAACAGACCTATGCCAAGCAGAAGGAGATCAACGAGATGTGGGATCAGATCATTACCAAGTCGACGGCGCGCAAGGAAAAGCTGCTGGACTCGTACGACCTGCAGCGCTTCCTCAGCGACTATCGCGATCTGCTCGCTTGGATCAACTCCATGATGAGCCTGGTCACCTCTGACGAGCTGGCCAACGATGTGACTGGCGCCGAGGCGCTTATCGAACGTCATCAG GAACACCGCACGGAGATCGATGCACGCGCCGGCACCTTTGGGGCCTTTGAGCAGTTCGGCAATGAGCTGCTGCAGGCCAATCATTATGCATCCCCGGAAATTAAGGAGAAGATTGAGGATTTGGCCAAGGCGCGCGAGGATTTGGAGAAGGCCTGGACCGAGCGTCGCCTACAGCTGGAGCAGAATCTCGATCTGCAACTGTACATGCGCGACTGCGAACTGGCCGAGTCGTGGATGTCCGCGCGTGAGGCATTCCTCAATGCGGACGACGATGCCAATGCCGGCGGCAATGTTGAGGCGTTGATCAAAAAGCACGAGGACTTCGACAAGGCTATCAACGGACATGAGCAGAAGATAGCTGCCCTGCAAACCGTGGCAGATCAGCTCATTGCCCAGAATCATTATGCCTCCAATCTGGTGGATGACAAGCGCAAGCAAGTGCTTGAGCGTTGGCGTCACCTAAAGGAGGGCCTAATCGAGAAGCGTTCACGTCTTGGCGATGAGCAGACGCTGCAGCAGTTCTCCCGCGATGCGGACGAGATTGAGAATTGGATAGCTGAAAAGCTCCAGCTGGCCACCGAGGAGAGCTACAAGGATCCGGCCAACATACAATCGAAGCATCAGAAGCATCAAGCCTTTGAAGCGGAGCTGGCCGCCAATGCGGATCGCATACAGAGCGTCCTGGCGATGGGCGGCAAtttgattgacaaaaaacagTGCAGTGGCTCGGAGGATGCGGTGCAGAAGCGACTAACCCAAATAGCCGATCAGTGGGAATACCTGACGCACAAGACGACTGAGAAGTCGCTGAAGCTGAAGGAGGCCAATAAGCAGCGCACGTATATTGCTGCTGTCAAGGATTTGGACTTCTGGTTGGGCGAGGTCGAGAGTTTGTTGACCACTGAGGATTCTGGTAAGGATTTGGCGTCTGTCCAAAACCTCATGAAGAAGCATCAGTTGGTCGAAGCGGATATCGTTGCGCACGAAGACCGCATCAAGGACATGAACAACCAGGCCGATTCCTTGGTCGAAAGCGGTCAATTCGATACTGCTGGCATCCAGGAAAAACGTCAATCCATCAACGAGCGCTACGAGCGCATCTGCAATCTGGCCGCCCACCGCCAGGCTCGCCTCAACGAGGCTCTCACCCTGCACCAGTTCTTCCGCGACATCGCCGACGAGGAGAGCTGGATCAAGGAGAAGAAGTTGCTGGTCGGCTCCGATGACTATGGACGCGACTTGACCGGTGTACAGAAcctgaagaagaagcacaagcGCCTCGAAGCGGAGCTTGGCTCGCATGAGCCGGCCATCCAGGCCGTGCAGGAGGCCGGCGAGAAGCTAATGGATGTGTCAAATTTGGGCGTGCCGGAAATCGAGCAACGCCTGAAGGCCCTGAATCAGGCTTGGTCCGAACTGAAGAATCTGGCTGCTACGCGTGGCCAAAAGCTGGACGAGTCGCTGATCTATCAGCAGTTCCTGGCCCAGGTCGAAGAGGAGGAGGCCTGGATCACtgaaaagcagcagctgctatcTGTGGAGGACTACGGTGACTCGATGGCCGCCGTCCAGGGTTTGCTGAAGAAGCACGATGCCTTCGAAACCGATTTTGCCGCCCACAAAGATCGCTGTTCGCTAATCTGTGAGCAGGGCAGCGACCTGGTCGAGGCCAAGAACCATCACGGCGAATCTATTGGCCAGCGCTGCCAGCAGCTGCGCAACAAGCTGGAGAACCTCAACGCTCTGGCCGCACGGCGCAAGGGCGCCTTGTTGGACAACTCGGCCTATCTGCAGTTCATGTGGAAAGCCGATGTGGTCGAGAGCTGGATTGACGACAAGGAGAACTATGTGCGTTCCGACGAATACGGACGTGATCTATCCACTGTGCAAACGCTTTTAACCAAGCAGGAGACATTCGATGCAG GTCTTAATGCCTTTGAGCAGGAGGGCATACACAACATAAGCGCTCTGAAGGATCAGCTGATTAATGCTAATCACGCCCAGTCACCGGCCATACTGAAGCGTCACGGAGACGTGATCGCCCGTTGGCAGAAGCTGCGGGATGCGTCGGATACGCGAAAACAGCGTTTGCTGGCCATGCAAGAGCAGTTCCGCCAAATCGAGGAACTCTACTTGACATTTGCCAAGAAAGCTTCGGCCTTCAATTCTTGGTTCGAAAATGCCGAGGAGGATCTCACGGATCCTGTTCGCTGCAATTCGATCGAAGAAATACGCGCCCTGCGTGACGCGCACGCACAATTCCAAGCGTCTCTCTCATCGGCCGAAGCTGACTTTAAGGCATTGGCAGCGCTCGACCAGAAGATCAAGAGCTTTAATGTTGGACCAAATCCGTACACCTGGTTCACCATGGAAGCTCTTGAGGAGACCTGGCGTAATCTGCAAAAGATCATAGAGGAACGCGATGGCGAACTTGCCAAGGAGGCCAAGCGCCAAGAGGAGAACGACAAGCTGCGCAAGGAGTTCGCCAAGCACGCCAATCTCTTCCATCAGTGGCTAACCGAAACTAG AACCTCAATGATGGAAGGCTCCGGTTCGTTGGAACAGCAACTGGAGGCGCTTCGCGTCAAGGCCACGGA